The Candidatus Poribacteria bacterium genome includes a region encoding these proteins:
- a CDS encoding type II toxin-antitoxin system HicB family antitoxin: MEYKIPLLLMPQPEGGYTVTSPLLPELVTEGDSLNEALENVKDALAAVIELYQDMGRSLPENTHISDAKSPVWLETVVSAP, from the coding sequence ATGGAATATAAAATACCACTCCTTCTAATGCCACAACCTGAAGGTGGATACACAGTGACTTCTCCTCTGTTGCCTGAGTTGGTCACTGAAGGTGATTCGTTAAATGAGGCATTAGAAAACGTTAAGGACGCTCTTGCTGCAGTCATTGAACTATATCAGGACATGGGACGCTCATTGCCAGAAAACACCCATATTTCAGACGCAAAGAGCCCTGTGTGGTTAGAAACGGTAGTATCAGCACCGTGA
- a CDS encoding D-2-hydroxyacid dehydrogenase, translating into MANIKVLIASGISQEVADILKNAPPEMEISFLPEGAQLKDHISDAEILYGVVSEDALPHATSLQWVMQPFVGVERSMYPAFKESPITLINSKRLYGPQLAEHAFALLLSLTRGINAQLDLMRDKEWKWTPCVEVSGMTMGVLGLGGIGRAVAQRAKAFEFNVIAVDPEPMEKPDTVDELGQLDWLPEFLSRCDVLTVCCPITPQTHKLLSHAEFDALPEGCFFINVSRGKVVDEDALIAALKSGKLAGAGLDVTYTEPCPQDNPLWTLPNVILTSHTAGASQNIAKRAMELFIDNMHKYVNGEPLANVVDKEKGY; encoded by the coding sequence ATGGCAAACATCAAAGTCCTAATTGCCAGCGGAATTAGCCAAGAAGTTGCGGATATACTGAAGAACGCACCCCCGGAAATGGAAATTAGTTTCCTACCCGAAGGCGCGCAACTTAAAGACCATATCTCAGATGCTGAAATCCTCTACGGCGTCGTATCAGAGGATGCCCTCCCTCATGCGACATCCCTACAGTGGGTGATGCAACCTTTCGTAGGCGTGGAAAGATCAATGTACCCCGCCTTCAAAGAGAGCCCGATCACACTGATAAACAGCAAACGTCTGTATGGACCCCAACTCGCCGAACACGCCTTCGCGCTGTTACTGTCGTTGACACGGGGAATCAATGCACAACTCGATTTAATGCGAGATAAGGAATGGAAGTGGACCCCGTGCGTCGAGGTATCGGGAATGACGATGGGCGTCCTCGGACTCGGCGGCATCGGCAGAGCGGTCGCCCAACGTGCCAAAGCCTTCGAATTCAACGTGATTGCTGTCGATCCCGAACCGATGGAGAAGCCAGACACCGTCGACGAATTGGGACAACTCGACTGGCTACCGGAGTTCCTGTCCCGGTGCGACGTTTTGACGGTCTGCTGCCCAATCACACCGCAAACCCATAAACTGCTCTCCCACGCAGAATTCGATGCCTTGCCCGAGGGATGCTTCTTCATCAACGTCAGCCGCGGGAAGGTGGTCGATGAAGATGCGTTGATCGCTGCGTTGAAAAGCGGAAAGTTGGCGGGTGCTGGATTGGATGTAACCTACACGGAGCCGTGTCCACAAGACAACCCACTATGGACGCTCCCGAACGTGATTCTAACGTCCCATACCGCTGGCGCCTCGCAAAATATCGCCAAACGCGCAATGGAACTCTTCATCGACAACATGCACAAATACGTGAACGGTGAACCGCTCGCCAACGTTGTGGATAAAGAAAAGGGATATTAA